One stretch of Croceibacterium atlanticum DNA includes these proteins:
- a CDS encoding 2Fe-2S iron-sulfur cluster-binding protein — MPKLLVVTRDGEERTVEADSGLTVMEVVRDNGFDELLALCGGCCSCATCHVHVDPAFKDKLPAMSEDEDDLLDSSEHRDENSRLSCQIPFTDELDGMKVRIAEED, encoded by the coding sequence ATGCCCAAGCTGTTAGTCGTTACCCGTGATGGGGAAGAACGTACCGTCGAAGCCGATAGCGGCCTGACCGTGATGGAAGTCGTTCGCGACAACGGGTTCGATGAATTGCTGGCCCTGTGCGGCGGCTGCTGTTCCTGCGCCACCTGCCATGTCCATGTGGACCCGGCCTTCAAGGACAAGCTGCCGGCGATGAGCGAGGACGAGGACGACCTGCTCGATTCCAGCGAGCATCGTGACGAGAATTCCCGCCTGTCCTGCCAGATCCCCTTCACGGACGAGCTGGACGGCATGAAGGTGCGCATCGCCGAAGAAGATTGA